One window of the Trypanosoma brucei gambiense DAL972 chromosome 5, complete sequence genome contains the following:
- a CDS encoding synaptobrevin, putative, whose product MPIKYSCVNEGTTILAEHPQGELPKLAELTQKVIATVPGNEYRRKTVEDKDGGVNYHYISNGEGRTVACVTTNDMRMRTVFAFLEAVESVVRSSAGQSGGELRNGKKLLQQKMEFYNNPQNDRITALNDDINQVVDVMMDNMDKVLARGDRIDTLHERSATLSEQAQQFQRRSTQLKRNMCLKNLKLTIMIVLTVVVIIFIIIIFICKPNFSNCKS is encoded by the coding sequence ATGCCCATTAAATATAGTTGTGTCAATGAAGGGACAACCATCCTAGCCGAGCACCCACAGGGTGAACTCCCTAAACTTGCGGAGTTGACGCAAAAGGTTATAGCCACAGTGCCCGGAAACGAGTATCGAAGGAAGACGGTTGAAGATAAGGATGGTGGAGTCAACTATCACTATATCAGCAACGGTGAGGGCCGCACTGTGGCGTGCGTAACAACGAATGATATGAGGATGCGAACGGTTTTTGCATTTCTTGAGGCTGTCGAGTCCGTTGTTCGGTCGAGTGCCGGTCAGTCGGGGGGCGAATTGCGCAACGGCAAGAAACTTCTTCAGCAGAAAATGGAGTTTTACAACAACCCGCAAAACGACCGTATTACGGCCTTAAACGACGACATCAATCAGGTTGTGGATGTAATGATGGACAATATGGACAAGGTACTGGCCCGTGGGGATCGTATTGACACATTACATGAAAGGTCTGCAACTCTCTCGGAGCAAGCGCAGCAGTTTCAGCGGCGTTCCACGCAGCTCAAGCGTAATATGTGTCTGAAAAACCTTAAACTCACAATTATGATTGTCCTTACGGTAGTTGTGATCAtattcattatcattatctttATCTGCAAACCGAACTTTTCCAACTGCAAGTCATAA
- a CDS encoding ATP-dependent DEAD/H RNA helicase, putative encodes MPKREREDSKDSCSGDTSCSTDSSTSDSSSSCSIFSSSSGSAKRRSKKASFEVHKIDNGNSGDTTSKSNTSPRPNDGAVKLDVSAALRAELQPKLTETLGDHALEPVYGIKDENNGNSGRTGYEDGGGMQHEGYGNMSSDNDSPDDRFGTSASTSSTDADDEAVEDFRERLLAHAQVTSAAKKEHSTSIESEGLLGSGLNPARALEHLRKALLKPVSSTALAVVSATDESHDLMDAVVSAKLPPPPADDVKRLRKLHYVDHSTIEYPPIQKEFYVSPPDVRGLDAGELKELLKELDGAKVRGRDPPRPMRSWTGSGLADSVLEALAEGGFQQPFAVQSLGAPVLMSGRDLLVVAKTGSGKTLSYLLPLIRHCMGQRACKKGEGPITLVLVPTHELGCQIVRVAEKLCSAAHLRLVASYGLVPLSDNIKQCRAGCEVMVSTPGRLLDLLTVGGGGVLSLRFVSFVVVDEADRMFDSGFAEHVEAFLKNIRPDRQLAMFSATMPKELKKVICRHLHDPIEITVGGKPTPASNVEQRFFFFDEELYDVDVESRSEDKKFLKLLQILGEEGGNGEHLILIFTQQKKECDELFARLSACGYNKRIAVLYSGMDPIDREFALEYFSPGNQFILIATGVAERGLDIPYLELVINYTLPDHYEAYVHRIGRTGRAGRKGKAVSFFTRGKDDELAADLCEGLERAEQQVSEELYERATKVRELRKGGTARHNALFHRGYMRAKKQRFTNRDQKEQFKTALRAAGLEDDMPTGSDSDSGFSSGDDSDVGVKIKAVEEDNADDSCDAELSSALTIHKGDGALTVSSAQLQKQKESLEAALAYARKTTEMAVNPASRNVRFEAEYPINDLPNVVRLRLQNSAVLRSVAEESNSTIVRKGVFYDKSLKHSHRLRDGVRPLYLLIIGKTAESVRDTVKKLNSVKEEAQSRLQQKVSSVGAQL; translated from the coding sequence ATGCCTAAACGTGAAAGGGAAGACAGTAAGGACAGCTGCAGCGGTGATACTAGTTGCTCAACCGATAGCAGCACGAGTGACTCGAGCTCTTCATGTTcgattttctcttcttctagCGGCAGtgcgaaaagaagaagcaaaaaggcGTCTTTTGAAGTCCATAAGATCGACAACGGCAACAGCGGCGACACTACTAGTAAAAGCAACACATCTCCTAGACCAAATGATGGTGCGGTCAAGTTGGATGTTAGTGCAGCGCTGCGTGCGGAGCTGCAACCCAAACTCACTGAAACGCTGGGGGATCATGCGTTAGAGCCCGTATATGGTATCAAAGATGAGAATAATGGTAACAGTGGCCGTACTGGATACGAGGACGGTGGTGGCATGCAACATGAAGGATACGGTAATATGTCAAGCGATAATGACTCTCCTGATGACAGGTTCGGAACATCCGCATCCACTTCGAGTACCGACGCTGATGACGAAGCCGTTGAAGACTTCCGGGAGAGACTTTTGGCGCACGCGCAGGTGACCAGTGCGGCCAAAAAAGAGCACAGCACATCAATTGAAAGTGAAGGTCTGCTAGGTAGCGGACTAAATCCCGCCCGAGCACTGGAACACTTGCGAAAGGCATTGCTCAAGCCAGTTTCTTCCACGGCACTCGCAGTTGTAAGCGCCACTGATGAATCCCATGACCTCATGGATGCCGTGGTTTCAGCGAAACTCCCACCTCCACCTGCCGATGACGTAAAACGGTTGAGGAAACTTCATTATGTGGACCATAGCACTATTGAATATCCACCAATACAGAAAGAGTTTTATGTTTCTCCACCTGATGTGAGGGGCCTCGACGCAGGGGAGCTAAAAGAGTTGCTGAAAGAACTTGACGGTGCCAAGGTACGTGGTCGTGATCCACCACGACCGATGCGTAGTTGGACGGGATCCGGTCTCGCGGACTCTGTACTTGAGGCGCTCGCGGAAGGGGGATTTCAGCAACCATTTGCTGTGCAATCGTTAGGTGCTCCTGTTCTTATGAGTGGCCGTGACCTGCTTGTTGTCGCCAAAACGGGATCCGGAAAAACGCTGTCGTATCTGCTCCCACTCATCCGGCATTGCATGGGTCAGAGAGCatgtaaaaagggagagggccCAATCACCCTTGTTTTGGTTCCTACGCACGAACTTGGTTGCCAGATTGTGAGGGTTGCGGAGAAGCTCTGCTCTGCAGCTCACCTACGGCTCGTTGCTTCGTACGGATTGGTTCCCCTTTCTGATAACATAAAGCAGTGTCGTGCGGGTTGCGAGGTGATGGTCTCAACACCGGGTCGCCTACTCGATCTTCTTACAGTTGGTGGCGGGGGTGTGCTTTCCCTCAggtttgtttctttcgttgTTGTGGATGAGGCCGATCGCATGTTTGATAGTGGTTTTGCAGAGCATGTGGAAGCTTTTTTGAAGAATATCCGTCCGGACCGTCAACTGGCGATGTTTAGCGCCACCATGCCGAAAGAACTGAAAAAGGTAATTTGTCGCCATTTGCATGACCCAATAGAAATTACGGTGGGTGGAAAACCAACGCCGGCTTCTAATGTGGAGCagcgtttctttttcttcgacGAAGAACTTTACGATGTGGACGTGGAAAGCCGCAGTGAAGACAAAAAGTTTTTGAAGCTTTTGCAAATTCTTGGTGAGGAGGGTGGAAACGGAGAACATCTTATTCTTATATTTACACAGCAGAAAAAGGAATGTGATGAACTATTCGCGCGACTCTCCGCCTGTGGTTACAACAAGCGCATTGCCGTATTATACAGTGGCATGGATCCCATCGATCGTGAGTTTGCTCTCGAGTACTTTTCTCCTGGTAATCAGTTCATTCTGATAGCAACGGGTGTAGCTGAGCGTGGACTGGACATACCTTACCTTGAACTAGTCATTAACTACACCCTTCCAGACCATTATGAGGCTTATGTTCACCGGATCGGTCGCACAGGTAGAGCAGGGAGGAAAGGTAAGGCTGTCAGTTTCTTCACACGAGGAAAAGATGATGAACTGGCGGCTGACCTCTGTGAAGGTCTTGAGCGGGCAGAACAACAGGTATCGGAAGAACTCTACGAGCGGGCTACAAAGGTGCGTGAGTTACGCAAGGGTGGAACTGCACGACACAATGCTCTCTTTCACCGTGGTTATATGCGGGCGAAAAAGCAGCGGTTCACCAACCGTGACCAAAAGGAGCAGTTCAAAACGGCACTGCGTGCGGCAGGATTGGAGGACGATATGCCAACGGGGTCGGATTCGGACTCCGGTTTCAGTAGTGGTGATGATAGCGATGTGGGTGTTAAGATTAAGGCTGTCGAAGAGGACAACGCTGACGACAGTTGCGACGCCGAACTTTCCAGTGCACTGACCATCCATAAAGGTGATGGTGCACTCACCGTCAGCTCCGCTCAACTGCAAAAGCAGAAAGAGTCGTTGGAGGCGGCGTTGGCGTACGCCAGAAAGACAACGGAGATGGCCGTTAATCCAGCATCGAGGAACGTGCGCTTTGAGGCAGAATATCCTATCAATGACCTGCCAAATGTTGTGCGTTTGCGACTGCAGAACTCGGCAGTGCTGCGGTCGGTGGCGGAAGAAAGCAATTCAACAATAGTCCGTAAAGGTGTGTTCTATGATAAAAGTTTAAAGCACTCGCATCGCCTACGCGACGGTGTTCGGCCACTTTATCTTTTGATTATAGGCAAAACTGCTGAATCTGTGCGGGACACAGTGAAGAAGCTTAATAGCGTCAAGGAAGAGGCTCAAAGTCGTCTTCAGCAAAAAGTGTCGTCGGTTGGGGCACAGCTTTAG
- a CDS encoding dual-specificity protein phosphatase, putative, with the protein MQSSSFAGTGVFPPPPAFLRGNNSIRTGKRVGRLHHHFTDENVVDLRSIETGVECSTRMGHSRSNTAAEDPPLRARRRIPHGSNPPTKILDFLFLGGVSDATNPEFLRRENIVTILNVSREEYWSVDKGITIHPFPLEDNAEENIRKFFSHTYRLLEAARSAYYSSKKQCERSTSTNDAATNSNLDYHNGNENGSGCSAGTNVVNGYCEGSNGGTSSNINNSMNEATDNCAISASPARPPCVLVHCRYGISRSVTIVLAYLMRRNGWSLNDALQYVMCRRPHVEPNVGFMNVLLSFQRDMDPQKRDIQRNLLPIVVRNLPPNTSSSAVHKFFEDRVGCVHKVATFPSRVAAGNSTRENTDGNSKDISDESSTSDCNDEISSGAMWLVVFATPDSVHLAHRLYHKQPDFFAPLGVSEGRRVKLTALSKLHRSPRPITGGESLANES; encoded by the coding sequence ATGCAGTCGTCAAGTTTTGCTGGAACGGGGGTGTTTCCGCCCCCGCCAGCTTTCTTGCGAGGCAACAACTCCATTAGGACAGGAAAGCGAGTGGGGCgccttcatcatcatttcaCTGATGAAAACGTTGTGGACCTTCGTAGTATTGAAACTGGAGTGGAATGCAGCACTCGCATGGGACACAGTCGCAGTAACACAGCAGCTGAAGATCCTCCATTGCGTGCGCGGCGTCGCATCCCACATGGTAGTAACCCACCAACAAAGATATTagactttcttttcttgggTGGCGTTAGTGATGCAACAAATCCTGAGTTCCTCCGACGTGAAAATATCGTGACCATTCTGAACGTCTCACGAGAAGAATATTGGTCTGTGGACAAGGGAATTACGAtacatccttttcctctaGAGGACAACGCGGAGGAAAACATCCGGAAGTTCTTCTCACACACCTACAGGCTGCTGGAGGCTGCGCGCAGTGCGTATTACAGCTCAAAAAAGCAATGTGAGCGGTCAACCTCAACAAATGACGCCGCCACCAATTCAAATCTCGATTACCACAACGGTAACGAGAACGGTAGCGGCTGTAGTGCAGGGACTAATGTTGTTAATGGTTACTGTGAGGGCAGTAACGGTGGTACTAGTAGTAATATTAACAACTCCATGAATGAAGCAACTGACAATTGTGCGATTAGTGCTTCTCCTGCCCGGCCGCCTTGTGTGCTCGTGCATTGCCGGTACGGCATCAGTCGCTCCGTAACGATTGTGCTTGCTTATCTCATGCGTCGTAACGGATGGTCCCTTAACGATGCTCTGCAATACGTCATGTGCCGACGACCGCATGTGGAACCCAACGTTGGTTTCATGAATGTTTTGCTTTCGTTTCAGCGGGATATGGATCCACAGAAACGAGACATCCAACGAAACTTGCTTCCTATTGTAGTTCGGAACCTTCCCCCTAATACATCGTCGTCTGCCGTGCATAAATTCTTTGAAGACCGCGTTGGTTGTGTCCATAAAGTGGCGACTTTTCCATCTCGTGTTGCCGCAGGAAATTCGACTCGAGAAAATACTGATGGTAACAGCAAGGACATTAGTGATGAGAGCAGCACCAGTGATTGTAATGATGAAATCAGTTCAGGTGCGATGTGGCTTGTGGTGTTTGCAACGCCGGACTCCGTACATTTGGCCCATCGTTTATATCATAAGCAACCGGATTTCTTTGCGCCACTCGGTGTTAGTGAAGGGCGCCGTGTGAAATTAACAGCTCTGAGCAAACTTCATCGATCCCCACGTCCCATCACTGGAGGGGAGTCGTTGGCTAATGAATCCTga
- a CDS encoding queuine tRNA-ribosyltransferase, putative, translated as MHGVYPILVVPCRRGGIPYLTPEQARDILGEEERILSLSIFDAYEYKDACKKAGKSFAEFCGLGEFRVILTVRSPYVGAHASVSASETAVFGVHEKGRISFSNESWAEIVKSVMPNMAITLYDSVPLHEQHSKRRKTASTRSLKWAKSAECAPDIGCELIKASSVADRENVFVYADELGQNETIVQYASRLCEITKNHYVMSPTPSLGAVLMALKVGASFIECALPWTLAERGIALVFDMNPVHGCSPQRYESQIDLNDHCFAVDINPLSQACVCSTCRRHTRAYVHHLLTVQEMNSCILLVVHNLAFVVQLIGLYRRSTAEARESLLTWVLAQL; from the coding sequence ATGCACGGAGTGTATCCTATTTTAGTTGTTCCATGCAGACGTGGTGGTATACCGTACCTAACACCCGAACAGGCGCGTGATATTCTtggagaagaagagaggattTTAAGCCTGTCTATATTTGATGCATACGAATATAAGGATGCGTGCAAAAAAGCGGGAAAAAGTTTTGCTGAATTTTGCGGACTTGGAGAGTTCAGAGTAATATTGACGGTACGGAGCCCGTATGTAGGAGCTCATGCCAGTGTTTCTGCATCTGAGACGGCGGTGTTTGGGGTCCACGAGAAAGGCAGGATATCTTTTAGCAATGAAAGCTGGGCGGAAATCGTAAAGTCCGTCATGCCCAACATGGCCATTACTCTTTACGACAGTGTTCCCTTGCATGAACAACATTCAAAACGGAGGAAGACAGCATCAACAAGATCGCTGAAGTGGGCTAAATCCGCCGAGTGTGCCCCGGACATTGGTTGTGAGTTGATAAAGGCCTCGTCTGTTGCTGATAGGGAAAATGTGTTTGTATACGCAGACGAACTAGGACAAAATGAGACGATTGTACAATATGCATCGCGGTTGTGCGAAATAACGAAGAATCACTACGTCATGAGTCCTACGCCTTCCCTCGGTGCTGTTCTGATGGCGCTGAAGGTTGGTGCTAGTTTCATTGAGTGTGCCTTACCGTGGACGTTGGCGGAAAGAGGTATAGCGCTCGTGTTTGACATGAATCCTGTCCACGGTTGCTCACCACAACGGTATGAGTCGCAGATAGATCTGAATGATCATTGTTTTGCAGTAGATATCAACCCTTTGTCGCAAGCCTGTGTGTGTTCCACCTGTAGGAGACATACTCGGGCATATGTGCACCATCTCCTAACAGTCCAGGAGATGAACAGTTGTATCTTGCTTGTTGTTCATAATTTAGCCTTCGTGGTGCAGCTAATAGGGCTTTACAGAAGGTCAACTGCGGAGGCTCGAGAAAGTCTGCTAACTTGGGTGCTGGCACAGTTGTGA
- a CDS encoding phosphoglycerate mutase protein, putative, with translation MAEVHVCRHGQDEDNRDGLLNGRRDRPLTALGREQASEVALRLKNGGVSYDVILASPLQRAYETACAIGRALDLVVETDEELTERDFGILAGKPVADIRKYAGENVLQGDKVLYFLEVEGAETFDECFNRAARLLKRVDERFSGKRVLLVCHGDIGKMVQAVRKNITWRDALLLPYMSNTDIVEL, from the coding sequence ATGGCAGAGGTGCATGTATGTAGGCATGGCCAGGACGAAGATAACCGCGATGGTTTATTAAATGGACGCCGTGACCGGCCTCTAACTGCTTTAGGCCGTGAGCAGGCCAGTGAAGTGGCTTTGAGACTCAAAAATGGTGGCGTCTCATATGACGTAATTTTGGCATCCCCCCTCCAACGGGCTTACGAGACCGCGTGCGCCATTGGTAGAGCCCTCGATTTGGTTGTGGAGACGGACGAGGAACTTACTGAGCGAGACTTTGGTATTTTGGCCGGCAAACCGGTGGCTGATATCCGAAAGTACGCCGGAGAGAACGTTCTCCAAGGTGACAAagtgttgtattttcttGAGGTGGAGGGTGCGGAGACATTTGATGAGTGCTTTAACCGGGCTGCACGCTTGTTGAAACGCGTGGATGAACGGTTCAGCGGGAAACGCGTCCTTTTGGTGTGCCACGGTGACATCGGGAAAATGGTGCAGGCGGTGCGGAAGAACATAACATGGCGAGATGCTCTTCTGCTTCCATACATGTCAAACACTGACATTGTGGAACTGTGA
- a CDS encoding adaptor complex protein (AP) 3 delta subunit 1,putative — protein sequence MTDATKMAGQLLFQNTLAEVVRKLRSSNESEAEVIEQCIADIKSEVTSTVQSVKVTAVLKAVYFSMLGYSATYAAFNIIEVMADKMFGYKRIGYMAACLTFTPKTEVLPLLTALLKRDLSSANQYEVGFALYCISTVSSPDLARDLVVDVVNLLSHPRNYVRKKAVLSLYRIFFEYPESLRPTYPRLKEKLDSSSERCDNDPAVRGALVCVLCELARRNPASFLGLAVPFFSMLSTIQSNWTLIKIIKVFGYFAPLEPRLGKKLVDPIIRIVQTTGAKSVRYECILAVANGMSKTPSLTKIVAEELRVFVEDSDQNLKYLGLDAMSRMVRDNAKLLSGHRDVVLACLDDIDTTIRRKALEVLSGLVTKRNFVSTINNMMHRCVRLPPDEEWSNRVLATVIEVAQTDDYSYVQDFEWYVKILLDISLVNLSTYQHGALVQKELVTVLTRVNAVRQFGVNELSQLLSNTNLLKSDPSRSSQWEVLKAAAFLCGEYPYWLQDKRRTCELLLSERISLLKPEVQVVCVTAVGKIVAYMRKPCQRHLVLVNGEEEIPLPEDSLTFKELRASILQTEAITDSNGTAKVVGATGSISNRHDAERKNLLGLQLFRHSVHPDVQERASMILYQLNVDPDIGPLLYEQELLPVAIGAQEAVEPPEGLNLDEPFCSHLPAGLSPSDSEEDGGENDEDLYYVDGYDAIVAREQRRREEARRGEVAPFYIKNDALSRDQLSEELHSAVSAAPAPKTSTSFYVPQKSQVINRYLSRPKNYDAAAHGQRRIQDEDVDEATKKFRNVDVTRSLAPDERLPEPIPYGRLQQSATTEGTAAAAAAAAALDFMVDESFDPLVLLEEKYLRVTAFVLSCRVRKAGTQITMAVEISNLASSSSMRNVSLRFQPNKDNYTTERVRLEADKSQEAITGANRPKTGRGDNKNAVGEGGDGDKEVEESDRSIFVSKCMKGTTTLRTKMLLTFSGSLPPSLTEPLLFSLLYTREKKPTESLLPMPLSYRYFAKPHVDTTSVEFMQTIMARHLSESPVLTCFVAVAASCVPLVLPAIQQQLRLRPVDILKDAASFYSVLQSRKSAANHAHVAVLLLEDEVEGEKGISIAVKSEHTSLAELLAQEIAKLLMTATS from the coding sequence ATGACGGATGCAACTAAGATGGCTGGCCAACTTCTGTTCCAGAACACGTTGGCAGAGGTAGTGCGTAAGTTGCGCTCCAGTAACGAGAGCGAAGCGGAGGTGATTGAGCAATGTATTGCCGACATCAAGAGTGAGGTCACTTCCACTGTTCAGAGCGTTAAGGTCACCGCAGTGTTGAAAGCCGTCTACTTTTCCATGCTTGGCTACAGTGCAACATATGCTGCTTTCAACATCATTGAGGTTATGGCGGACAAGATGTTCGGATACAAACGTATCGGATATATGGCGGCATGTTTAACATTCACTCCGAAAACAGAGGTTCTCCCGTTGCTTACAGCTCTGTTGAAACGCGATCTTTCCAGCGCTAACCAGTACGAGGTGGGTTTTGCGCTTTACTGCATTTCCACTGTTTCCTCTCCGGACCTCGCTAGGGACCTTGTAGTGGATGTGGTGAACTTATTGAGCCATCCGCGTAATTACGTTCGCAAAAAGGCGGTTCTTAGCCTCTACcgcattttttttgagtACCCCGAATCACTGAGACCAACCTACCCTCGGCTAAAGGAAAAGCTCGACAGTAGCAGTGAGCGGTGTGACAATGACCCGGCTGTGAGAGGTGCTCTGGTGTGCGTTTTGTGTGAACTGGCCAGGCGTAATCCGGCCAGCTTCTTAGGTCTAGcggttcctttcttttccatgttGTCAACGATACAGAGCAATTGGACATTGATCAAGATAATAAAGGTTTTTGGTTACTTCGCTCCTCTTGAGCCTCGGCTGGGGAAGAAGCTTGTGGATCCGATTATTCGTATTGTTCAGACAACAGGTGCAAAGTCTGTACGTTACGAGTGCATTCTTGCTGTGGCCAACGGAATGAGCAAAACACCCTCACTAACGAAGATAGTCGCAGAGGAGCTTAGAGTTTTTGTAGAGGATAGCGATCAAAATTTGAAGTATTTGGGCCTTGACGCCATGTCTCGCATGGTTCGTGACAATGCGAAGCTGTTGAGCGGTCATCGTGATGTAGTTCTAGCATGCCTTGATGACATTGACACAACTATCCGTCGAAAGGCCCTTGAGGTTCTGAGTGGCCTtgtgacaaaaagaaacttcgTGTCAACCATCAATAACATGATGCATCGGTGTGTGCGGCTGCCTCCTGATGAGGAATGGTCTAACCGCGTATTAGCGACAGTAATCGAAGTTGCTCAAACTGACGATTATAGTTACGTGCAGGACTTTGAGTGGTACGTAAAGATCCTACTAGACATCAGCCTGGTGAACCTCTCCACCTACCAACACGGTGCCCTGGTACAGAAGGAACTTGTGACTGTACTGACAAGAGTGAACGCGGTACGGCAGTTTGGTGTTAACGAGCTCTCTCAGCTACTGTCGAACACTAACTTACTTAAAAGTGATCCATCCCGTTCCTCGCAGTGGGAAGTGTTGAAGGCGGCGGCCTTTCTCTGTGGAGAGTATCCTTATTGGCTTCAAGACAAACGGCGCACATGCGAACTATTGTTGAGCGAGCGGATTTCTTTACTAAAACCAGAAGTGCAAGTTGTTTGCGTCACTGCGGTGGGGAAGATTGTAGCATACATGCGCAAGCCATGCCAGCGACACCTCGTTTTGGTGAATGGCGAGGAGGAGATACCATTACCAGAGGATTCCCTAACATTCAAGGAGTTGCGCGCTTCCATTCTCCAAACAGAAGCCATCACTGACAGCAACGGGACGGCGAAGGTGGTTGGAGCCACCGGCTCCATCTCTAATCGGCACGAtgcggaaagaaaaaatctaTTAGGCCTCCAGTTATTCCGTCACAGCGTCCATCCAGACGTTCAGGAGCGGGCAAGCATGATTTTGTATCAGCTCAATGTCGACCCCGATATTGGCCCTCTACTATATGAACAGGAACTCCTTCCGGTTGCCATCGGCGCACAGGAGGCTGTGGAGCCACCGGAAGGATTGAATCTTGATGAACCATTTTGCAGTCACTTACCAGCGGGGTTGTCTCCATCTGACAGCGAAGAAGATGGAGGGGAAAATGATGAAGACCTTTACTATGTGGACGGCTATGATGCTATTGTTGCCCGCGAGCAGCGGCGGCGGGAAGAGGCCCGACGTGGCGAGGTTGCTCCGTTTTATATTAAAAATGATGCCTTATCACGGGATCAACTTTCAGAAGAGTTGCATTCCGCTGTCAGTGCTGCCCCGGCTCCAAAGACGTCAACGTCGTTTTACGTACCACAGAAATCTCAGGTAATCAATCGGTATCTGTCACGTCCCAAGAATTATGATGCTGCGGCTCATGGGCAGCGACGAATTCAGGATGAGGACGTGGATGAGGCAACGAAGAAGTTTCGAAACGTAGATGTCACACGGTCACTAGCACCAGATGAAAGGTTGCCGGAACCTATCCCGTATGGGAGGCTTCAACAAAGTGCTACCACCGAGGGTACTGCGGctgcagcggctgctgctgctgctttggaTTTCATGGTTGACGAATCGTTTGATCCCCTCGTACTTTTGGAGGAAAAATACCTGCGCGTGACCGCATTTGTTCTTTCCTGTCGCGTGCGGAAGGCGGGCACCCAAATTACAATGGCCGTAGAGATATCAAACCTtgcaagcagcagcagcatgcGCAACGTTTCGCTGCGTTTCCAACCTAATAAGGACAACTATACGACGGAGCGAGTGCGGCTGGAAGCAGACAAATCTCAAGAGGCCATCACAGGTGCTAATCGTCCAAAAACTGGTAGGGGTGACAATAAGAACGCTGTTGGTGAAGGTGGTGACGGTGAcaaggaagtggaggaaagtGACAGAAGCATATTCGTTTCAAAATGCATGAAGGGGACTACGACATTGCGGACGAAGATGCTTCTGACGTTCTCTGGATCACTCCCGCCTTCACTTACCGAACCCCTACTGTTTAGTTTGCTGTACACGCGAGAGAAGAAACCAACTGAGTCATTACTACCAATGCCCTTGAGTTATCGATACTTTGCCAAGCCCCATGTGGACACGACTTCAGTAGAGTTTATGCAGACAATAATGGCAAGACATCTCTCTGAATCCCCTGTGCTTACGTGTTTTGTGGCTGTGGCCGCAAGTTGTGTTCCACTTGTACTTCCCGCtatacaacaacaactgcggTTGAGGCCAGTTGATATCCTTAAAGATGCGGCTTCCTTCTATAGTGTACTGCAATCCCGAAAATCCGCAGCTAACCACGCACATGTCGCCGTGCTGCTGCTAGAAGATGAGgtagaaggagaaaagggcaTCAGTATTGCTGTGAAGTCGGAACACACTTCTTTAGCGGAGCTTCTGGCCCAAGAAATCGCAAAGCTCTTGATGACGGCCACGTCGTAG